Proteins co-encoded in one Chitinophagales bacterium genomic window:
- a CDS encoding T9SS type A sorting domain-containing protein, with the protein MKQFSSILTGVVISLLLTASALRAQKVTHTTFVLNAPTIVNFGELAQKESLDPPTTQVNKEEDEERQRGIPLTHPVPADATVTNITLPQILTRTQSPAPATSFNGLDDNNTTIPPDIACAAGLNNVMLTTNQQYRNHSKNGTVTNTLTINGFWTSTGGQSGSYFDPRIAYDPYNNRWMMATGGNVSGGHSGLFIAVSQTSDPNGLWYQYAIDAQGSTGNWLDFPTLGFNKDWIVMTGNMFSSSGFFQNTKIFVLNKSTLYSGSIGTVNSYTDGGGIFSLQPAITYDNTVGTEYMVASWAQNSGGNGYVRTATITGSVNSPVYTLGNTIGINQPWSSPKDAPQSGTSNKIYMGDDRISSSSVYRNGYLYCSQHVGQPSINATRTSVQWWKINPSNSTVSQFGRIDDPSGVNYYGYSNVTANANDDVVVSYSAFSASTFPSSAYSYRTASDPLNTTESPYIYKAGQASYYKTFGGPTNRWGDYNGVTVDPVDNSFWALTEYARTPANTWGDYWANVTASNTSSCGVPSNLGTSNITTTSATLTWSLAQNAVSYNLQYRAVGSPTWLTASTPSTSINISGLTSNTQYEFQVQSDCGGGTTSPFSSIANFTTTAQTCSDIYEPNDTKGKAKAISVNTDIFGNIGFSGDIDWFSFSNTASSPNIYITLTNQTQDYDLQLYSPSGTKLKTSKNCCNLDESITYNTSTVGKYKVKVYPYSSFDASNCYQLHVSLSSTPFKLEVPSSVANSKAINVYPNPNKGNMTIEYFGSSESDVQLKIYDLMGKVVYNQINHAVNGTNTYSVNADKLSSGIYMVEINAGGEFERSKIMVQK; encoded by the coding sequence ATGAAACAATTTTCCTCCATTTTAACAGGAGTTGTGATAAGCTTGCTTCTTACTGCTTCCGCGTTACGGGCACAAAAAGTAACACACACTACTTTCGTGCTGAATGCGCCCACTATTGTAAACTTTGGCGAATTAGCTCAAAAGGAATCTTTAGATCCCCCCACTACCCAGGTGAATAAGGAAGAGGATGAAGAAAGGCAGCGGGGAATACCCTTAACGCACCCTGTTCCTGCAGATGCAACGGTTACAAACATTACGCTTCCGCAGATTTTAACCCGCACTCAATCACCGGCGCCGGCAACTTCCTTTAATGGCCTGGATGATAACAATACTACCATACCACCGGATATTGCCTGTGCTGCAGGACTTAATAATGTTATGCTGACTACAAACCAGCAGTACCGGAACCATAGTAAAAACGGCACAGTAACTAATACTTTAACAATCAATGGCTTTTGGACTTCCACCGGCGGACAAAGCGGAAGTTATTTTGATCCGCGCATCGCCTATGATCCATATAATAACCGCTGGATGATGGCAACCGGTGGCAATGTTTCTGGTGGTCATTCCGGTCTTTTCATAGCCGTTTCACAAACCAGTGATCCAAATGGCTTGTGGTATCAATATGCAATTGATGCCCAGGGCAGCACGGGGAACTGGCTCGACTTTCCAACATTAGGCTTTAACAAGGATTGGATTGTAATGACAGGCAATATGTTTAGTTCTTCAGGCTTCTTTCAAAACACGAAAATCTTTGTTTTAAACAAATCAACGTTATACAGCGGATCAATAGGTACCGTAAACTCTTATACGGATGGAGGAGGAATATTTTCTCTGCAGCCTGCCATTACCTACGACAATACTGTTGGAACGGAATATATGGTAGCCTCCTGGGCTCAAAATTCCGGTGGTAATGGATATGTGAGAACAGCTACTATTACAGGGTCTGTAAATTCACCTGTATACACATTAGGAAATACGATCGGTATTAATCAACCCTGGTCAAGTCCCAAGGATGCTCCACAATCAGGCACCAGTAATAAAATATATATGGGGGACGACCGCATTTCATCCAGCTCAGTCTATCGCAATGGCTATTTGTACTGTTCACAGCATGTAGGACAACCTTCCATTAATGCGACGAGAACATCCGTACAATGGTGGAAGATAAATCCTTCTAATAGTACCGTTTCTCAATTCGGGAGGATAGATGACCCTTCAGGAGTAAATTATTATGGATATTCAAATGTAACAGCAAACGCCAATGATGATGTTGTAGTAAGCTACTCTGCATTTTCTGCTTCCACCTTTCCCAGTTCTGCTTATTCTTACAGAACGGCTTCGGATCCTTTAAATACCACTGAAAGCCCTTATATCTATAAGGCCGGCCAGGCATCTTATTATAAAACTTTTGGCGGCCCTACTAACCGTTGGGGAGATTACAATGGAGTAACTGTGGATCCGGTGGATAATAGTTTTTGGGCATTAACGGAGTATGCAAGAACTCCGGCAAATACCTGGGGCGACTATTGGGCAAATGTGACTGCTTCTAATACAAGTTCTTGTGGAGTGCCTTCTAATTTGGGAACTTCAAATATAACCACTACTTCGGCCACTCTAACCTGGTCTTTGGCTCAGAATGCAGTAAGCTACAATCTTCAATACCGCGCGGTGGGAAGCCCAACCTGGCTTACAGCTTCTACCCCTTCCACCAGCATAAATATCTCTGGTCTTACTTCAAACACGCAATACGAATTCCAGGTGCAGTCTGATTGTGGTGGAGGAACTACAAGTCCATTTTCGTCTATAGCTAATTTTACTACTACGGCTCAGACATGCAGTGATATATATGAGCCCAATGATACCAAGGGTAAGGCAAAGGCCATTTCCGTGAACACCGATATTTTTGGTAATATAGGTTTTTCAGGCGATATTGACTGGTTCAGTTTTTCAAATACTGCTTCCTCGCCAAACATTTATATTACTCTTACGAATCAGACGCAGGATTATGATCTTCAATTGTACAGTCCTTCAGGCACTAAACTGAAAACCTCAAAAAATTGCTGTAATCTGGATGAAAGTATTACTTATAATACCAGTACCGTGGGTAAGTATAAGGTCAAGGTTTATCCTTATAGTTCTTTTGATGCATCCAATTGTTATCAGTTGCATGTTTCATTGAGCAGTACACCGTTTAAGTTGGAAGTACCGTCCTCTGTTGCTAATAGTAAAGCAATTAATGTATACCCTAATCCAAACAAAGGAAACATGACTATCGAATATTTTGGTAGCTCTGAGTCCGATGTTCAGCTTAAGATTTATGACTTGATGGGAAAGGTGG
- a CDS encoding UvrD-helicase domain-containing protein, translated as MNYLDELNEVQRQAVEATEGPIMIVAGPGSGKTRVLTYRIAHLIQLGVDPFRILALTFTNKAAAEMRARVGKIVGNEARNLYIGTFHSVFARILRYEALKLGYPSNFTIYDTDDSRSLIKTIIKEQAINDSLYKPSIVHNRISSAKNSLIGAQEYKNDINITADDHASGRPKIGMLYELYAKRCFMAGAMDFDDLLYKMHYLLANFPDALYKYQNRFRYIMIDEFQDTNFAQYSIVKKLSDVHQNICVVGDDAQSIYSFRGATIANILNFEKDYPELQVFKLEQNYRSTKHIVNAANRVIENNKAQITKEIWTENHSGEKIKLIRSASDNDEGKLVVDGIFEEKMRNQRMNRDFAILYRTHSQSRAFEESLRRLNIAYVVYGGISFYQRKEIKDLLAYLRLTVNHFDEESLKRIINYPARGIGQTTIEKSLLVASDKGLRLWEVLERFGELLYGNRASNAIEDFVSKIKSFSLMLKTHNAFDLATHIAKSSGLLQELHNDKTIEGLNRYENIQELLNGIKEFSERIPFEGKDPIEEEWVTVDGEILNEKKVDKSLGTYLQEITLLTDADKDTDQTDRIKLMTIHSAKGLEFPCVYVVGLEENLFPNQMSMSSREELEEERRLFYVAITRAEHKLTLSFATTRYRFGNLIYSEPSRFIDEIDPAVIDKQFSHREFNASSREEKFSKVTIPITRTPNYIHKTSADFMADDYIKIQVGMEVEHQRFGVGKVLHLEGISKDKLATIFFKNNIGQKKIMLKYAKLRIVKNNMMQEG; from the coding sequence ATGAATTATCTCGATGAATTAAATGAGGTACAGCGGCAGGCAGTAGAGGCAACAGAGGGCCCGATAATGATTGTAGCAGGGCCTGGTTCAGGCAAAACTAGGGTTCTTACTTATCGTATTGCTCATTTAATTCAACTTGGTGTAGATCCCTTCCGCATTCTTGCATTAACATTTACAAACAAAGCTGCCGCAGAAATGCGTGCTCGCGTCGGGAAAATTGTGGGAAATGAAGCCCGAAACTTATACATCGGTACTTTTCACTCGGTGTTTGCAAGGATCCTGAGGTACGAAGCTTTGAAGCTCGGGTATCCTTCAAACTTTACTATATATGATACGGATGATTCCAGAAGTCTTATAAAAACCATTATTAAGGAGCAGGCAATAAATGATTCGCTTTATAAGCCATCTATCGTTCATAACAGAATTTCATCAGCCAAGAATTCTTTAATAGGCGCGCAGGAATACAAGAATGATATTAACATCACGGCCGATGATCATGCTTCCGGAAGACCTAAAATTGGAATGCTGTATGAACTGTATGCAAAACGCTGTTTTATGGCAGGAGCTATGGATTTTGACGATCTGCTTTATAAAATGCACTACCTGCTTGCCAACTTTCCGGATGCTTTATACAAGTATCAGAACCGGTTTCGCTATATTATGATTGATGAGTTTCAGGATACCAATTTTGCACAGTATTCTATAGTGAAGAAACTCAGCGATGTGCATCAGAATATCTGTGTCGTTGGGGATGATGCACAGAGCATTTATTCTTTTCGGGGTGCTACCATAGCCAATATCCTGAACTTTGAAAAAGACTACCCGGAATTACAGGTATTTAAGCTGGAACAGAATTATCGGTCTACCAAGCATATCGTAAATGCCGCAAACAGGGTTATTGAAAACAACAAAGCGCAGATCACCAAAGAAATATGGACAGAGAACCATTCAGGCGAAAAGATAAAACTCATACGCTCGGCCAGTGATAATGATGAAGGAAAATTAGTAGTAGATGGGATTTTTGAAGAAAAGATGAGAAACCAGCGCATGAACCGCGACTTTGCTATTCTCTACCGCACTCATTCACAATCACGCGCTTTTGAGGAATCGCTTCGCAGATTGAACATTGCTTATGTAGTATATGGCGGAATATCCTTTTATCAGCGAAAGGAAATAAAGGATTTGCTTGCCTACCTGCGGCTTACCGTTAACCATTTTGATGAAGAATCATTAAAGCGGATTATAAATTATCCTGCCCGGGGAATAGGTCAAACTACTATTGAAAAAAGTTTGCTGGTTGCCAGTGACAAGGGGCTAAGGCTATGGGAAGTGCTGGAGCGGTTTGGTGAATTGCTGTATGGCAACCGTGCCTCAAATGCTATCGAAGACTTTGTATCCAAGATCAAAAGCTTTTCACTGATGTTAAAGACACATAATGCCTTCGATCTTGCCACTCATATTGCAAAATCTTCAGGGCTCCTTCAGGAATTGCATAATGATAAAACCATTGAAGGGTTAAACCGCTATGAAAATATCCAGGAACTGCTGAATGGCATAAAAGAATTCTCAGAAAGAATACCGTTTGAGGGAAAAGATCCGATAGAAGAAGAATGGGTAACGGTAGATGGAGAGATTCTGAATGAAAAAAAGGTCGATAAAAGCCTTGGTACTTATCTGCAGGAAATTACACTGCTGACAGATGCTGATAAAGATACGGATCAGACTGACCGAATAAAGCTAATGACCATACATTCCGCAAAAGGCCTGGAGTTTCCATGCGTATACGTGGTGGGTCTGGAGGAAAACCTTTTCCCTAACCAGATGTCCATGAGCAGCCGGGAAGAGCTGGAAGAAGAAAGGCGGCTATTTTATGTAGCTATAACAAGGGCAGAGCATAAGCTTACACTTTCATTTGCAACTACCAGGTACCGCTTTGGGAACCTGATCTACTCAGAACCAAGCCGGTTTATTGATGAGATAGATCCTGCAGTAATTGATAAGCAGTTTTCGCATCGTGAATTCAATGCATCTTCCCGTGAGGAAAAATTCAGTAAGGTTACTATACCTATTACACGAACTCCAAATTATATCCATAAGACCTCCGCTGATTTTATGGCTGATGATTATATAAAGATCCAGGTTGGTATGGAAGTAGAACACCAGCGGTTTGGCGTGGGTAAAGTTCTGCATCTTGAAGGCATTTCAAAGGATAAGCTGGCTACCATTTTTTTCAAGAACAATATTGGCCAAAAAAAAATTATGCTTAAGTATGCAAAACTTCGCATCGTAAAAAACAATATGATGCAGGAAGGATGA